The sequence below is a genomic window from Actinokineospora baliensis.
GCTGGCTTCGAGGAACATGTCCAGCGTGTCGGCGGGCACGGGGGCGGGGAACCGGGCCCGCCAGAACGCGGTGAGCACGCCGTGCGCGGCGCGGCCGTCGTGCGCGGCGGCCAGCAGGTCCAGGCGGGCGGCCCTGTCGGCCGGGGTCGCGTGCTCCACCGCCCGCAGGGCCGCCCGGCGCCAGGCCAGCGCGGACAGTTCGACGTCGAGGGCCGCTCGTTCGGCGGCGACGGCCTCGCCGACCGAGCGGTCGCCGGTCAGCACGGAGGTGATGGCGGAGAGCCCGAGGCCGAGGGCGCGCAGCCTGCGGACCAGGTCGAGCCGGTCGGTGGCGGAGGGGTCGAAGCGGCGGTGGCCGCCCGCGCTGCGCAGCGGGGTGAGCAGGCCCTCGTCGCAGTAGAACCGGATGGTGCGCACGGGCACCCCGGTCCGCCGCGCGAGGTCGCCGATGCCGAGCGTGTCGCCGGTCACAGTCCGTGGAACCTCCAGCCGGGTGGAGTTCCTACGGTACGGGGGTGACCCCGCACAGGAGCGCCCTGCACATCGACGAGCTCGCCGCCGCACTGCGCGAGCAGACCGCCGCCTTCGCCGCCGCGGCCGGAGCCGACCCCGAGACCCCGGTGCCGACCTGCCCGCAGTGGGTGCTGCGGACCCTGGTCGGGCACATCGGCCAAGCCCACCGCTGGTCCGCGGCGATAGCCCGGTCCGGCCAGCCCAGCCCCGTGCCCGACCCGCTCACCGCCGACCCGGGCTCCCCCGACGCGTGGCCGGGGTGGTTGCGCGAAGGCGCGGAGGACCTGATCGACGCGGTCGGCGACGGAACCCGACCCGTCTGGACGTTCTTCGGCGAGAGCCCCGCGCGCTTCTGGCTGCGCCGGATGCTCGCCGACACCACCATCCACCGCGCCGACGCCGCCATCACCACCGGCCGCCCACACGACATCCCCGCGGACCTGGCCGCGGAGATCATCACCGAGGGCCTGGAACTGCTCACCTCACCCGCGGCCCCCCAGGTCCGGGAGTCCTTGGCCGCCCTGCGCGGCACCGGCGAGACAATCCTGCTGCGCGCCACCGACGGCCCCAGCTGGTTGATCACCCGAGCCCCCACCGGCCCCACGTTCACCAGCGAAGACACCACAGCGACGGTCACCGCGACCGCCACCACCCAGGACCTGCTGTGGCTGTTCACCCGCAGACTGGACCTCTCGGACCCCCGCATCACCACCACCGGCGATGTCACTCCGCTCGACGACTGGCTGGCCCGCACAGCGCTGTGACCAGGAGCGGTGATCGGGCACGCGGTCGGCGAGGCGGCGGGCGGGCCGTCCGAGCCCGGCGGTGCCCGGCTGGTGCCGCCTGCCGGGCGCCACTGCGCCGGGTCGCGGGCAAGGTCGTCATGGTGACGGTCGACCGCCCGTTCGACGCAGCGCCGCACCCGGAGCCGCAACGCTGCTCAGGCCCCGGGCACTCCGTCGGCGAGACCGCCCTGCGGCGAGAGCAGGGGTGGCGCCGGAGTCCGACGGTGTCGATGCGCCGCAGCCGCTGCCGCGTCGCGTCGCGCGGAGGACGCCCGGTCGTTGAGGCGCCGCACCTGAGCCGAGGTGCGGCTGATGTCCCGGGCAGGCGCTGCTACACCGCATTGCGCGAAAGGAGCCCGGTTGACGCGGCTCCGCACCGGGAGTTGAGGCTGGGCTCGTGCCCCGGGCGCGGAGTCCCCGGGGCACGAGCCGATCGGTCAGGCGACCCGGCGTCCTGAGCGGAAACCGTGCGCCTTCGCCGACCACACGACCGCCAGGGCGGCTACCGCGAGGACCAGTTGCGACCACGGGAACGAGTCCGGGCCGAACCACTCCAGGAGGACGCCGCCGATCGCGCCGCCGCCTGCGACCGCCAGGTTGAACACCGTCACCAGCATCGACTGGGCCACGTCGGCCGAGTCTCCCGCGGAGTCGGCGATGGCGGTTTGCAGCAGGGTCGGGGCGCCGCCGAAGGTGAGGCCCCACAGGAGGACGCCCGCGTAGATCAGGGGGGTCGCCTGGGTGCCGACCGCCAGGGCCGCCGCGGCTACGGCGAAGCCCAGCAGCGACAGCAGCGTCACCTGCCGCAGGTGCCCGTCGACGAGGGCACCGGCGAACCAGATGCCGACGACCGCGGCCGCGCCGAACAGCAGCAGCATCAGCGGCACCTGGTCGCCGAGGCCGTGCTCGGCGACGAACGGCGCGATGTAGGTGTAGAGGATGTTGTGGGCGAGGATCCACAGCAGGATGACCCACAGGATCGACCGGATGCCGGGCGTGCGCAGGACCGCGCCGATCGGCATCCGCTCGCTCTTGCCCTGGCCGGGGAAGTCCGGCACCGCGGCCACGATCCACAGCAGCAGCACCAGGGCGATCGCCGACATGATCCAGAACACCCCGCGCCACTCGGCGAGGGTGCCCAGCCACGCGCCGAGCGGGACCCCGAGCGAGAGCGCGATGGGCTGGCCGACGCCCACGATGGCCACCGCCTTGCCCTGCACCTCGGGTGCCACCATCCGGCGCGCGTACCCCGCGAGCAGGCCCCACACCACACCGGCGGCCATGCCCGCGACGAACCGCGCGGCCAGGGTCACCACGTAGTCACCCGAGAGCGCGGTGATCGCGTTGAACACCAGCAGCGCGGCGATCGCCAGCAGCAGCAGCGGCCGCCGGTTCCAGCCCCTGGTCGCGGCGATGACCGGGACGGCGGCCACGACCGACCCGATCGCGTACAGGGTGAGCAGCTGGCCCGCCAGCCCCTCCGAGACACCGAGTCCGGCGCTGATCTGCGGCAGCAGCCCGGCCGGGATCGTCTCGGTCATGATCGCGATGAACCCGGACAGCGTGAACGCGAGCAGACCGAACACGGGCAGGCTCACCCGCACCCGTCCCCGCTGCTCCTCGGCCGTGTCGACCATCGGTATTCCTCCACTCTCTCCTCAGGACCGCTCGGCCGGGTGTCGGCCGACGCGTCGTGGTCAGTAGTTGGGCGTTTTCGCCAGCAGGTGCCCGCGCCGCTCGATCTCGGGCTCGTACACCGAGGCGTGCCAGTCCTGCGGCGTGATCGGCTCCAGCGCGATGGACACCGCGTCGTCGCTGACGCCCATCGCCTCGGTGATCGCCTTGCTGATCGCGGTGACCAGCTCGCCCTGTTGCCGGGTGCTCAGCTGGACCGGGAAGTGCTTGATGTTGACGTGCGGCATGTGGACCAGGCCTCCTCGGCCTCGCTGGACGGTGTCGCGGATGGTGGCGGCCAGCCGGGTGACGTCCGGGGCGCGCAGCACGCTGTAGTGGTCGACGTCGAGGTCGAGCACCGCCGGTGGGCGCACCAGCGCGCCGACCGCCTCCTCGACGAAGGAGTAGTCGTCGCCGCGCACCTTGAGGATGGTGATCGGGGCGGTGACCCGGCGGTGCAGCATCTCCTCGAAGGTGTAGCGGAAGCTGTAGGAGGCGCGGACGATCGCGACCACCCGGCGGATGGTCGCCACGTCCAGCCTCGGCTGGCGGGCGGCGACGAACGCGACGAAGCTCGCCTCGTCGGTGGTCGCCGCGACGCACTCGTCGACGTCCGGACCGGTGATCCGGCCCGCGAACACCGAGTACAGCAGTGTCACGAACGCGGGGTCCCCGTAGAGCCCACCGGCACCCGGGTCGACCGCGGCCCGGCGGATCGGCGATCCCGGCGCGATCAGCACCAGCTGGTCGACGACCTCGCCCGCCTGCTCCAGCTGGTGCGCCGCCTCGAACGCGACGCGGGCACCGAAGGAGTAGCCCCACAGCGTGTACGGGCCGCGCGGCTGGACCTGGCGGATCAGGTCCACGTCGTGGCGGGCCATCTCGGCGACGGTCTGGTGCGGGGTCTCGCCGTCGTTGATGCCCGCGGCCTGCACGCCGAGGAACGGCCGGTCCTGCCCCATGGCCAGAGCGAGCGGCTTGAGGTTCATCGGGTAGCCGCCCAGGCCGGGCCAGCAGACAACGGGCCTGCCGGATCCCTTGGGCTGCAGGGTGATCAGCCGCGAGACGGCCTCGTGCGTCCGCTCGTCCACCCGCCTGGCCAGGCCCTCGACCGTGGGCTCGTCGAAGATCAGCTGCACCGGCAGGGTCGTGTTGACCGCCCGGTTGACCTCCTGGATGAGCAGCACGGCCAGCAGCGAGTTCCCGCCCACCACGAAGAAGTCGTCGCGCACCGAGATGTCGTCGGTCTTCATGACCTTCGCCCACGCAGCCGCGATCTTGCGCTCGGTCCCAGTGCGCGGTGCGATGACCTCACGGGTCCGCTCGGCCGCCGCCAACGCCTCGGAGTGCTCCAGCGCGCGGACGTCGACCTTGCCGTTGGCGGTGTAGGGCATCTCGTCGACGATCACGACCCGCGCCGGGATCATGTACTGGGGCAGGAATCCCGCGATGTCCTTCTTGATCATCTCGGCGGGCCCCTGGGTGTGGACGGCGTCCTCCTTCATGCCCTCGCCCGCGATCTGCTCGGCGCTGACCCGGCCGCCGAGCGCGAAGTAGGACGGTCCACCCGGGAACCCGGCCTCGCGCAGGATCGAACCCATCCTGCGGGCCGAGGGCAGGTCGTTGCCGGTCTCGGAGCTGTACCCCGAGGACATGAACCCGATGCCGAAGGGGTTCATCTGCAGCACCTGCAGCCGTCTACCGAGGTCGACGTACCCGGCGTCGCGGTCAGCGGAGCGGCTGATCAGCGAGACGCCGAGGTCGGCGCGCTCGTAGACCCCCTGGTTGATGGCGATCACGTGCTTGCGCAGCACCAGCGTGTCGGAGATCCGCCGCAGTTCGCCGTCGGCGTAGCGGTACTGACCCGCGTCGATGTCCGCCACCCGGCCCGGGTGGACCTGCACGTAGGTGTCGACCGGTCCACTCGGGACACGCCGCGCCGACGGAACGATGTCGTACCCGCCCAGGTACACGTGGTCGTCGTCGGCACCGAGGACCTCGGCCGCCGCCGGGTCGAGCGATCCGGCACCGACGCCGAGGCCGTACTCGGGCAGCACCTCGTCGAACAGGCCCAGCATGTGACCGGCCTCGAACCGCAGGACCTCGAGGACGTTGTTGCGGTACACCGACTCGATGGCCGACTTGCGGCCCAACAGGTGGATCCGCAACCCAGCCGTGCCGCTGGCCGCACCGACGCGGACGAGCTCGTGGTTGATCGGGTGGTAGTAGTACCACCCGTCCGGCGCCGCCGGGAGGCCAACGATCTCCAGGTGCAACTGGGTCGCGTAGAGCGCGCCCGGTGAGGCGTAGGCGTACTTGGGCAGGATCCGGTCCTGGCTGTGGAACTGGCCGAAGTTGCGCAGCAGGGAACCGAGGCTGGCCAGGTCGAACTGCTCCAGGGGTACCGACTCGGCGTCGGCGGCCCCGTCGTGGCCCAGCAGTAGCAAGATGTCCGCAATGGACAGTCCAGTCCCCTCGAAGAACCGGTAGGTCTTGCGCGCGAACGCCCGCTGCCGCTGCCGAGCGGTCTCGGCCTTTCCGGGCAGCGCCAGCGAAGGACCGCCGTCGGAGCGCACACCCAGGTTGCCCAGCTGGGCGCGGACCTGCACCCTGCCCTGCTTGGACTGGTGGTGCGAACCGTGGTTGCCCTGGTCCATCAGCGCCGCCTCGCGCGGGTTCAGCTCGACGCAGGCCACCAGGTTCCTGGCCCCGGTGCGCTCGTCGTCGCGGACCAGCACGGCGGCGTTGCGCACCCAGTCGTGGTTCTCGATGGCGACCCGGACCTCGTCGAGCTCGATCCGGTGCCCGCGCAGCTTGACCTGGTTGTCCACCCGGCCGACGAAGTGGTACCCGCCGTCGGAGTCGCGACTGACCAGGTCACCGGTGCGGTAGAGCCGCGTGGGGATCCCGTTCGGCCCGACCGGGACGGTGACGAACCGGCGAGCCGTCTCCTCGTCGCGGTTGAGGTAGCCCCTCGCGAGCTGCGCGCCGCCGATGTAGAGCTCACCGGGCTCGCCCACCTCGACCGCGACCCCGCGCTCGTCGAGCACGTGGAAGTCGGTGGCGCGAACAGGTTCGCCGATGGACACGGTGTTCTCCGCACCCGCGGACCCACCCGCGGGGATGATGTGCGCGGAGGCGTTGATGGTGGTCTCGGTGGGCCCGTAGAGGTTCACCAGGTCGCTGTCGGGCAGGACCTCGGCGAACCGCGTCGCCAACCTGCGCGACAAGGCCTCGCCGCCGCTGAACACGGCTGTCAGGGTGGTGCAGCGGGCGAACAGGTCGTCGTCGACGAGCGCCTGCAGCAGAGTGGGAACGCACTGCAGCAACGTCACGTCGTTGGCGATGATCGTCTCGATGAGTCCGGACGGGTCGCGGTGCGCCCCGGGCGGGGCCACCACAACCCTGGTCCCCACCGCGAGGGCGAGGACCTCCCACTGCGCGGCGTCGAAGCTGATCGGCGTCTTGCGCACGATCGACTGGGTCTCGTCCAAGCCGACCGCGTCGCGCAGCCACGCCATTTGGTTGGCGATCGCGCCGTGCTCGACGACCACGCCCTTCGGCCGTCCGGTGGTGCCGGACGTGTAGATCACGTATGCCGCGTCGCGCGAGCGGGTCACGTTGCCGTACCCGAACCCTTGTCCCAGTGGGCTCCCACCAATGGAGTCCACTGTGATCACAGGCAGGTCGGCGCGCAGCAACTCGGTGAGGTCGGCGCGCGGCGCGGTCGCGGTGACGACCATGGCGAGCCCGGAGTCCTCGATCATGTACGAGACGCGGTCCTGCGGGTAGTCGGTGGCCAGCGGCAGGTACGCCGCCCCGGCCAGCAGAACACCCCAGGTGGCTACGACGAGTTCGGCGGACGGCTCCAGGTAGAGGCCGACGATGGTGTCCGGCCCGGCACCCTCGGCGCGCAGCCGAGCGGCGACCGCGCCCGCCCGGTCGACCAGGTCCGCGAAGGTCAGGCTGCGGTCGCCGTCCACCACGGCGATCGCGTGGGGTCGTGCGGCGGCCTGGCCCAGCAGGAGCTCCGGGAGCAGCGGTGCGGCGGGTAACTGTTGAGCTCGGCTGTTCATCGACGCGGATGAGGTGGCTATCCCTTTGGTACTCATGGTTCTCTTCCCCCCGTTTGTGTCAGAGCGCGTTCAGCGCTGGAACCCTGCTGCTGGGCAGGGTCAGGTGGTTGGCGAGCAGCTCGCCGTGGCCGTGCACCGCGTCCTGGATCCCCCCGGAGCGCAGCGCGTGCCAGTACAGGACGACGTTGTTGGAGATGACCGGCTTGCCGAGCCACGCCTCGGCTTGCGCGGCCACCCGCGCCATCGCCACGTTCGTGCCGACCTGGACGATCGCCTGCACGTCCGGCCCGTCGACCTCGCGGACCGCGGCGCGCAGCCGGTCCTCGGACACGTGCGCGATCTTCGCCGGGCTCGCGCAGCCCAACCCCAGCACCCGCACCAGGTCGTACCCGGCGTCGGTGAAGAACCGCGACACGGAGTCGTCGCCGACGGGCAGGTACGGCGTGATCACCGCGACCCTGGTGAGGTCGCCGTGGCTGGCCAGGGCGGCGCGGATGGCGTCCGGGCTCGTGGTGACCGGGCGCCCGCCGCTGATCTCGCGCATCGACGCCAGCACGCGGCCGTGGTGCACGGCGCCCTCCCAGTAGCTCTCCGGGGACACGGCCACCACGACGTGGTCGGGGTCGCAGGTCAGCACGCCGCGGATGGCCGGTTCCGTCGACGAGCGGATGCTGTGCATGACGTGGTCGAAGCCCGGTCGCTCCACCATGGAGTCGTCGTTGATGACCATGCGGGCGATGTGGTTGGTGACACCGGGCGGCCGGAGCCGGTCCACCTCGGGCTGGGCCGAGGTGTTGGTGGACGGCACGACCACCGCGATCTTGTAGCGGTATCCCAGGGAGTCGGGCACGGCTGTCTCCTCGTTCTCACTCGGGTCGGTCCTACGACGGGCGAGCCACAGTCCGAAGTGGAATTCGTGAGCGCTCTCCCCCAACGCGGACAACAGTCGCGCATTCGCCGGGGGGTGGACAAGCGGATTCCGCGAGAAATGTTCACCGGCACGGGTGGTATCCAGCGGCCGATCAGCGCCACTGGCGAGATCATCGAAGTGGTCACCGGGAGAAAAGGGCGAGCGGTATCGCCACGCATTCCGCTTCGCGCGGGCGTGGTCCATTCCGAACAGCCGTGGGAGCGCCGCGCCCCCGGTCATCGCCCCCTATTCGAAGCTGGCGAAATAGGTGGCGGCCATGTCCTGACCGCCGTGCCCGAGCGCGGACGCCCGCGCGAACCGGTCCGCGCCCGCGCGCACCGCGTCCAGCCGGACCCCGGCCCGCTCGGCCGCGGCGAGCACCAGCCTGGCGTCCTTCTCCGCGTTGTCCACGGTGAACGCCGGGGTGAAGTCGCCGGACCGGATGGCGGCGGACTTGCCCTGGAAGTAGCCGTTGTCCATCGGGCCACCGCTGACCACGTCGACGAAGTGCGCCGGGTCGACCCCGATGCCCTCAGCCAGCGCCATCGCCTCGGCGACGCCGCTGGTCAGCGCGATCACCCAGGTGTTGAGCACCAACTTGAGCCTGCTGGCCGCCCCGGCCTCCGCGGCGACCCACACGGTCTTGCGGCCGATGGTGTCGAACACCGGGGCCAGCGCCGCGCGCGCCGGTTCCGGCCCCGCGGCCAAGACCACCAACTGGCCCTGCTCGGCCGGTTGGCGGGTGCCTTGCACCGGCGCGTCGACGAAGGAGATCCCGCGCTCGGCCGCCCAGGCCGCCAGGTCGTCGATGTCCTCCCCGACGGTCGACAACTGCGCCCACACCGCGTCGGCACCCAATTCCGGCGCCGCCACGGCCATGGTTTCCCGCACCGCCTGCCCGTCTTTGAGAACGGTCAGCACAATGTCGGCACCTTTAACGGCGGCATTGGGACTCGCGGCCACGACGACGCCGTCAGGCACCAACTCGTCGGCTTTTTCCCGGGTGCGGTTCCACACCCGGACCTCGAATCCCGTCTTGGCCAGGTTCCGCGCCACCGGCGCACCGATGGTTCCCGTCCCGAGCACCGCGACGGTCGGCCGAGTCGAACTCATGGTGAATCACTCCCCGATTGGTCGCCGACTACAGCGCGCGCAGGGTCATCTCGACCACGCCGACCAGAGACTCCCTGGGCATCGTCTTGCCCAGGACCCGCAGGCCGTACATCGAGTTGAGCACGTACAGCGCCACCGCTTCCGGCTCGTCGTCCCCGGCCAGTTCCCCGCTCGCCCTGCCTTCGCGCACGGCGTTGGTCAGCGCCGCGGCCATCCGGTCGAACACGGCGGCGACCAGCGCGCGGACCTCCGGGTCCTGGTCGGCCAACTCCAGTGCGGTGTTCACCGCGAAGCAACCGCGCGGACCGTCCTCGGCGCACTCCTCGTCGACCACGGTCATCAACAGACCGCGGATCCGGTCGCGCACCGCCGCACCGCCCGCCAGGAACTCCTCCTGCCGGGCCGCCCACACGTCGTTGTAGCAGCGGAGGGTGTGGTGGAACAGGTCCTTCTTGCCCGTGTACGCGTTGTACAGGCTGCCGCGCCCCAGACCGGTGGAGTCCACCAGGTCCGAGGCCGAGGTCGCGAGGTACCCCTTGGACCAGAACGCCTGCATGGCGCTCTCGAGCACCCGCTCCGGGTCGTACGCCTTGGGTCGTGCCATGACGGGGACACTAGCAGTTGTGTAACATCCGTTCAAGTATTCGGTCCGGTGCGCTCGGTGAGCGCGGGCGACGGGGGTCCAGGTGCGCGGTGTGGTTGTCGTCGGCGGTGGTCCTGTGGGCATGCTGATGGCCGCTGAGCTGGCGATCCGCGGTGTGGCGACGACCGTCGTGGAGTCGCGGTCGGCCACGCACGACGAGCCGCGCGCGGGCACGCTGCACGCGCGCACGGTGCAGTCCTTGACCAGGCGTGGCTACCTGAGCGCGCCGGACGCGGCAACGGCACGGTCCCGGCGCACCGTCACCGTGCCGTTCCACTTCGCCGGCCGGCCGATCCTCACGTTGGAGTCGCCCGCCGCGGAGGGGCCGCCGATGGTCGGGCGGTCGCAAGCGGACTTGGAGCGGTTCTTCGAGGCACGGGCGCGGGCAGCGGGCGCTGTTGTCCGACGCGGGGAGACCGTGGTGGACGTGCGCTCCGGTCCTGACCGGGTCGAGGTGGAACTCGACGGCGGCGAGGTGCTCGTCGGCGCCTATGCCGTGGGGTGCGACGGGGCGCGCAGCACGGTTCGTGAGCGGCTCGGGTTCACCTCGACCACCACCCCGCCCACGTTCGCCGGGATCCTCGGTCTGGTCCGCCTGGACAACCCCGCGGTCGTGCCGAGTGGGTGGGCACACGGCCCTGTGGGGTCGACGCTGGCCAACGTGAGCCCACTGGGGTTGAGCCGGATCGTCGCGCACGAGTTCGGCGACCTGCCGGATCGCGGCAGCCCGGTCACGCTGGACGAGCTGCGGGGCGTCACGTCCCGCGTCCTGCAACGGGACGTACGGATGTCGCGACCCGCGTACCTCGGCCGGTTCAGCGACTTCACCCGGCTCGCCGACACCTATCGCATCGGCCGGGTGCTGCTGGCCGGTGACGCGGCCCACGTGCACGCGCCGCTGGGCGGCCAGGGGCTCAACACGGGCCTGCAGGACGCGATCAACCTGGGGTGGAAGCTGGCAATGGTGGTCGCGGGACGCGCCCCGGAGCGGCTGCTCGACACCTACGACAGCGAGCGGCGGCCGGTCGCGGCGGCGGTGATCGCCAACACCCGGGTGCAGGGGGCACTGATGCGGCCGGACGCGGAGCCGGTGCGTGGGTTCGTCGCCGGGCTGATGTCGTTGCCGGACAACAACTCCGGGATCAGTGACTTGATCAGCGGCCAGGGCGTGCGCTACACCGACGGGCCGGGGCTGACCGGGGCGTTCCTGCCCAACGCGCCGATCGGCGAGTCCTCGGTGGTCGAACTGCTCGTGCCGGGTGAGCCGGTGCTCCTGCTCTCCGGCGACGTCCTGGAGGCGGCGCCGTGGGCGGACCGGGTGCGGATGGTCACAGTGGACGGTTCCCCGTTCGCCGACCCGGCGATCCTGCTGCGGCCGGACGGGTACGTCGCCTGGTCAGGGGCCACGGGGGTCTCGGCCGCGTTGACCTCGTGGTTCGGCGAGCCCGGCGCGGCGTTGGGGCATACTGGCCGCACTGGTCGGGCGGAACTCTGTGGGGGTCGGGCGTGCGGGTCGTGATCGCCGAGGACGACGCGCTGCTGCGCGAGGGCCTGGTCCTGCTGCTGAGCACGGCCGGTGTCGACGTGCGGGCGGCCGTGGACAACGCGACCGACTTCCTCGCCGCGGTCACCGCCGACCGGCCCGACGCGGTCGTCGTGGACGTGCGGTTGCCGCCGACGTTCACCGACGACGGCCTGCGCGCCGCGGTCGAGGCCCGCCGGGTGCACCCCGGCCTGCCGGTGCTGGTCCTGTCGGCGTTCGTGGAGAACAGCTACGCGGCCGAACTGCTCGCCGACGGCGGTGGCGGGGTGGGGTACCTGCTCAAGGAGCGCGTCGGCCGGGTCGAGCAGTTCCTCGACGCACTGCACCGGGTCGCGGGCGGCGGCACGGCGATGGACCCCGAGGTGATCGCGCAGTTGCTGGTCCGGCACCGGGCCGACGACCCGCTGGAGACCCTGACCGGCCGCGAGCGCGAGGTGCTCGCGCTGATGGCGGAGGGGCACAACAACTCCACGATCGCCTCGATGCTGGTCATCAGCGACGGCGCGGTGCACAAGCACATCCGCAACATCTTCAGCAAGCTCAACCTGCCCAGCGACGAGGCGGGCCACCGCCGCGTCCTGGCCGTCCTGGCGTACCTCAACGCCTCGTGACTGGGCCGTTCGCGCGATCGCGGTAGCCCTGGCACCACCCCCTCCCGTACCGGCAGCGGGATCCGCAAGACGGGTGCTCGCGCCATCGGAACGCGGCCCTGCGGCTTGTAGCTTGGGATTCACCGGACGATCCGGTTCCAATGAGGGGAATCCCAGTGCTGGCAAGGAAAGTGAAGCGATTCGGCGCGCTCGTGGCGGCCGCGACCATGGGAGTCGGCGTGCTGGCCGGTTCCGCGGCCGCGACATCCACAGAGTCCACTGCGGACACACTCGCGCTCTACCACAAGCAGAGGCTGACCTGGAAGCCTTGTGACCACGAGGTTCTGGACAAGGCGGGCGCCCAGTGCGCGGACGTCACGGTGCCGATGGACTACTCGCGGCCCCGCGGCCGGACCATCACCGTGGCGATCTCGCGGCTGAAGGCGACCGACGCCAAGCAGCGGCGCGGCGTCATGCTGTCCAACCCGGGCGGGCCGGGCGGTCAGGGGCTGGACATGATGGTGGGGGTCCGCGAGCGGATGTCGGCCGACGTGCGGGCCAGGTACGACCTGATCGGCATGGACCCGCGCGGGATCGGCCGCTCCACCCCGGTGGACTGCGGCTGGCCGATCGGCAACATGCTGCGGTCGGGCGGGGAGAACTGGGCCGCGTTCGAGGCGAACACGGCGCTGCTCGCCGATCTCGCCCGCCGCCGCTGCTCGGCAACCGAGGGTGAATACCTGCGGCACACCACAACCCGCAACACCGCGCGGGACATGGACGTGGTCCGCGGTGCGCTCGGCGAGCCGCGGATCAGCTACTTCGGCTGGTCGTACGGCACCTACCTCGGCGCGGTGTACACCCAGATGTTCCCGGGGCGCAGCGACCGGTTCGTCCTCGACAGCGCGATCAACCCCCGCGACTACGGCCTGCCGATGATGCAGGCGATGGGCGAGGTCAACGAAGCCGCTCTCGACGACTGGGCGCGGTGGACCGCGGCCCGCGACGCCCAGTACCACCTGGGGACCACACCGCGGCAGGTGCGTGCGGCAGTCGAGGACCTGCTACGACGAGCAGCGCACAAACCGATCCCGCTGGGCACGACCACGATCAACCAGCACGAACTCCCGGTGGTCCTGTTCGTGCACCTGGCCGACGTCCGCAGCAACCCCACCCTCGCCGCCGACGTCCGCCTCCTGGTCGACGCCGCAGCAGGCAAGCCCGTCACCCCGAGCCCGGAGCTGCTCACCATCCTGCGCCTGTTCCAGAACCCGACCCTGCAGACCCAGGGCTCAGGCCAAGCCGCCGTCCTGTGCGGTGACGCCCCCATGCCCCGGGACCCCCGCACCTATTGGCGAACGATCCAGCGCATCCGCCCCACCCAACCGGTCTTCGGCGCTCTGACCCACAACATCAGCGCCTGCGCCTTCTGGCGCGCACCCGCCGAACCCCTCACCACGATCCACAACTCCACCCCCGCCCTCATCGTCCAGGCCACCGCCGACACCCGCACCCCCTACACCAGCGGCGTCGGCCTACACCGAGCACTCCCCGCCTCCCGGCTCGTCACTCTCCAGGACGTGCGCATCCACGCCATCTTCGGCCACTACCCCAACACCTGCGTGGAAACCACCATCAACACCTACCTCCGCGACGGCACCCTCCCCCGCACCAACCCCACCTGCCACAACGACTAGCGCCCCGGGGGCGGGCCGCCTCCGGCCCGCCCCTTTGTCCCATCTGCTCTACATTGAGCCGGTGTCTGCTCTGTTGCTGGTCACCGACCTGACCTACCCCGCTCGTGGTCGTCGCTACGGCGATGAGG
It includes:
- a CDS encoding helix-turn-helix domain-containing protein produces the protein MTGDTLGIGDLARRTGVPVRTIRFYCDEGLLTPLRSAGGHRRFDPSATDRLDLVRRLRALGLGLSAITSVLTGDRSVGEAVAAERAALDVELSALAWRRAALRAVEHATPADRAARLDLLAAAHDGRAAHGVLTAFWRARFPAPVPADTLDMFLEASAPPPPPDPSPDQVVAYAELVALVSDPHLAAALVASAHTNRRVITDEAALQEGVGAACAAARARVAAGQPPGSSPELDLFIATHAAVRHRLDTPEFRRELLADVAVDRDPRMRRYWSGVRVVTAEPVSLGESHTWLLDSLAQSLEALPS
- a CDS encoding MFS transporter: MVDTAEEQRGRVRVSLPVFGLLAFTLSGFIAIMTETIPAGLLPQISAGLGVSEGLAGQLLTLYAIGSVVAAVPVIAATRGWNRRPLLLLAIAALLVFNAITALSGDYVVTLAARFVAGMAAGVVWGLLAGYARRMVAPEVQGKAVAIVGVGQPIALSLGVPLGAWLGTLAEWRGVFWIMSAIALVLLLWIVAAVPDFPGQGKSERMPIGAVLRTPGIRSILWVILLWILAHNILYTYIAPFVAEHGLGDQVPLMLLLFGAAAVVGIWFAGALVDGHLRQVTLLSLLGFAVAAAALAVGTQATPLIYAGVLLWGLTFGGAPTLLQTAIADSAGDSADVAQSMLVTVFNLAVAGGGAIGGVLLEWFGPDSFPWSQLVLAVAALAVVWSAKAHGFRSGRRVA
- a CDS encoding maleylpyruvate isomerase family mycothiol-dependent enzyme, translated to MTPHRSALHIDELAAALREQTAAFAAAAGADPETPVPTCPQWVLRTLVGHIGQAHRWSAAIARSGQPSPVPDPLTADPGSPDAWPGWLREGAEDLIDAVGDGTRPVWTFFGESPARFWLRRMLADTTIHRADAAITTGRPHDIPADLAAEIITEGLELLTSPAAPQVRESLAALRGTGETILLRATDGPSWLITRAPTGPTFTSEDTTATVTATATTQDLLWLFTRRLDLSDPRITTTGDVTPLDDWLARTAL